TTAATTGCAGCCAGACTAGAACCTGCCTGAATGAGGAGAAAAACCATCACTTGGGGCTTCTTTCtggaaaattaaagagaaaaaactatAGGTACAAAGCAATTATTGCAATAACAGTGaatcataaaattaatttttccctaTTTCTTGCATCCCTCTGATCGTTTTGTGCATGACAGCCCAGACCAGGTTGCCATAGCTTCCAGGCGGCTCTCTCTacacctcccttccctctcttcaaTGCCACTGTCACTGCAACAGCCAGCATGaccttttcaaaatgtaaattggATCATGTCACTTTCAGTTTAAAATGATGCTAAGGTTCCCATTACACTTCAAGTCTTAATTCATTCACATGGCTTCCCAAGCCCTATCTTGACCCCTGCCCACTTGTACTTATGTCCTTCCACCTCTGCCACCTCTTCCCCAGtggccttccttccctctctctaaACTTACCCCAGTTTCTTCCTCAGGGTGAAGCCTCCGTCTTAGGCTCGTTTGTTCCCTTACCTGCACAGCTTTCTCCACCCTTTATCTAGCTAATACCTATTTCTCCTTCAGGTCTTAATATTCTCCGACCTTTTGGAGATATAAAAAGCTGACTGTCAGTAAGCCCCAcgtatcccttcttctctctccttcaggGGCACAGTGTCTAAttttgtgttgggtgcatggcaatgtagatgaaaaatacatttcccagcctcccttgcagctaggtatGGCCATATGACTGAATTGTGGGCCAATGAATATAAACAGAAGCTGTCCTTtgtatagtaatttttaaaaatccatgattTAACATTTTGAGATTTAACATTTGCAACGTGATTTAACATTTAACAAAAAGTTACTTCAACATATCATGATCTATTAGAGTCCAGAGCCCTCCAACTTAGCAATATGACATCTTACCCAGAAATTCCTTAATTACAGATCTCTATATGAAATACAAAGGGACAACCTCCagtacaaattctttttttttaatttttattttggtatcattaatctacaattacagaaagaacattatgtttactaggttccccccttcaccaagtcccctccacataccccatcacagtcactgtccatctgcatagtaagatgctgtaaaatcactacttgtcttctctccagTACAAATTCTTTAACAGCAGGCAACTGACAAGTCTTTTGCTTGTGTTAACATTTTTCTACATTCAACCCAAGTTAGAGTTAATAATgcaagttaacatttattgagaggtTATTTATATCTGCCTCTAAATCTGCTGAGGAGCATGCCAATTACTTGATGCATATgggctcatttaatccttaaaatatCTGGATGAGGTTGGCACTATCATAATTTACATTGTacagacaggaaaactgaggcccaaagaagttATGCGATGTGCCCAACTGCTTACAGTTTTAGTAGTAACTTGGGCCCAGATCTGGGTGAGCTCTTAACTACTATAACAGATTGCCTCCTCTGACTCTACTAGTTTTCAGCTTACTGGCAGCACACAGAAAGAAGCTTTTATGTTCTGCCTCAGAGTTGCTGGTTCCTATTGTGAAAAAAGTCTCATCTTTCTCTTCTGCTggcatttactcattcatttctgttctcccttttctttcagaCCACAAATCAAGCTCACTAGGACCCTTGTTCCTGCTTTATCTTTGCCCTCTGATGGTGGTGCCCTATAATCTAAGTGCTTTAACTTGTGTCTCATACCAACCAGTTTTAAGACTCCATGCCAAGTCACTTGTACATACAGGGACATTTCCTCAGGCAAACAGAAGATAGGCCTGTACAATGGTGCTTTCCAGAACAGAttatacatttagaaaataaccACAGAAGCTCCATAAAGCCCAGGAGGAGGCCAGGTGAGTAGGTAAATGAACTCAAGGAGCAGCCAACATTTTAAACAATGGTTTGGTCATTTCTCTATAGGATTAGAAATTTGAGCCTTGAATGTTGCCTGGAAGGAGAAGTTTTGTGACTTGGGGATTTACCCTTCTTAGGAATCAGGAATTAGGTTTTACTTTTCCACCTGTGTCACTAATTTATTCTTACTATTGAAGAGCTActcttcattttttataaaattcccCCTCTGGAGTCCAGTCTATGATGCTTGCTGTGTGGAGAAGGAGAACAAGGCACCGAGAACAGGGAAAAAGTTGCCCCAAGTCAAGGAGACAGATTGGATACTCAGTGGCAGTGTGTCATGCCTTCTCTCTGTTCATTAACCAACTTACTTGGTTTCTGGGCCTTATAGCCCAGACCACCGGGTCTGCAGGAAGAGATATCAGGCTGGCCTGATTTAAGTTAAGTACCTGAACTGGTTTCGCTGGTGTAAGTCAGCAAAAATCAGAGAGAGGGCCTCACTGTCCGCCTTGGCCATTAGCTGCGTGAGGTTCTCACTTGGTTGGGAGGCTTGGGGTTTCTTCTGTGTTAACTagatggagaggaaaagaaagccaTGTGGTTAAGCCTTtggttctcttcatttttctagtTATGGTCACATCCTAAAGTCTTGGAACTCAAATTCTGGACAGCAATGTCAGCTGCTTAGAGAGGCAACTTGAGGCCATATCTGTTATGCCCCTGTATTGTTATAAATGTCCTTTGGTACCCTAAGGATAATATCGTCATTGAATAATTTAGATCATCTCTCTATTCTTATTAACATCCCTTAATATGTTATTGAATAGCCTATTCATATAAACTTTATATGTTCTACTTGGGTATTATTATTTGAATGTGGggagataaaatatttattgtagaaaCTTAATGAATGTTTAAACAATTTCTCTAAGAAAATCCTATATTGAGCTGCTTTTTACACCTAaattgctttctttcctgttaccTGCGATCCCCAAAGGTGCTCCAGCTGCACATGCTgctcctattcattcattcatttgatatttattgGATGTCAGCTGTATGCCAGGTACTAGCAATAGAGCAGTGCAGGAGACGTGAAAATCCCTGCCTGCACGGAGTTTATATCATAGCTCAAGTCAGTTTTATGCCACATGCTAAGGCCTGGGGCATAAAGGCCCAGTTGGCTCcattggtgaattctatcaaatatttaaagaattagtagtatcaattcttcacaaactcagaaaacagaggaggagggaacacttcccaaaTCATTCAGTAAGGTTtgtattactctaataccaaagccaggatTTCACATagagagaaaactacagaccaataactctaatgaacataggtgcaaaaatcttttgacaaactgctagcaaaccaaatccagtaAGATGTCAAAAGGATTAGAGACTCCataaccaagtggaatttattgcAGGAACACAAAGTTGACTTAACATCTAAAACTCAATGTAATACACTCTTTTCAtagaataaaggaaaacctaCATGATCAtcttaaatgcagaaaaagcGCTTGACAATATCTAAtacccactcatgataaaaactctcaataaacaaagaatagaagggaacttcctcaacctgataaagggcatctacaaaaaCCCCACAGTTAGTATCATACTTAAAAGACTGAATGTTTTTCTCCTAATATCATGAACAAGGTAAGGATGCCTGCTTTTGCCACTTCTATTAAACATTGTTCTGTAGGTTCTAACTAAGGCAATAGGCAATAAACAAACAGATGGATCCatattggaaacaaaataaaattgtctttataGATGACATGAATGTGTGTAGAAAATCCCAATGAATCCACAAAATCTGCTACATTTAACGAACAAGGATAATATACAAAaaccaattgtatttctatatattatcaATGAATGATGGAaacatgaaattaagaaaacacaattctattcacaatagtattagcaacaataaaatacttaggagtacATTTAACAAAAGAATGTAGCAGAACTTGTATGCTGAAAGCTACAAAAGCATTACCAAAAGATATTAAAGGAgatccaaataaatggaaagatattcgtATTCACATATTGGAAAACTCAATATTATCAAGTTATCCATTCTCTCCAAATTGATGTATGAATTTGACATGTCCTTGTCAAAACTCCACAGGctattttgtagaaattgacaagctgatcctaaaacttatatggaaatgtaaaggatctagaatagtcaaaataatttgaaaaagaacaaaattggaagaCATACATCactcaatttcaaaacttactataaagctacattaatcaagacaCCACGGCATTGGCACAAGAATAGGCAaacagatcaacagaacagaattgAGAATCCAAAAATAAATTACTACATTTATGGTCGATTgattttttgacaaaggtgccaaggcaattcaatgggAAGTACATTAATagtaactcaaagtggatcatagACCTCAATGTAAGGGCTAAATacataaaacttttaggagaaaacataggttaAAAATTATTGTGACTTTGGGTTGAGCAGAGAAGTCAATTACCAggtccataaaagaaaaaattgataaattgtacttatttaaaatttaaaacgtTTGCTCCACAAAAGacactgtttaaaaaatgaaaagacaattcacagactgggagcaaatatttgcaaatcatatatctgataaaggacttatttccagaatatacaaagaactctaacaactaaataagaaaacaaaatccaattttaaaatgggcaaaatacttGAATAGACATGTCACTGAAGAAATGACTAATAAAcccatgaaaagttgctcaatatcattagccatttgggaaattaaaattaaaatcactacACATCCAGTAGAATGCCCTTAGTCAAAAAGACAAGACAATaccaatgttggtgaggatatggagaaactgaaatcCTCATGCACTGCTGTGACAATGtcaaatggtacagccactttggaaaacagtttgtcagtttctttaaaagttaaacataatctttccatatgacccaggaatttcattccttggaatatacccaagacaaatgaaaacatgtttataCAGAAACTTtaacacaaatgttcacagaaccattattcataatagccaaaaactggaaacaaaacaATGTCTaccaactggtgaatggataaatgaatgtggtatatctatacaatagaatactattcagcaatttaaaagaatgaattattgATGTGACTCTGCCACAGAGTTGGCTCCATGCTACAATGTAAATGAACCTGAAAAACATgaagctaagtgaaagaagccagacactaaaGACTACATATTGTAGGGCTCCATTGATATGAAATGTCTAAGAAATGTGAATTTCCAGAGACTCAAGACAGCTCAGTGGCTGCCtagggcaggaagcagaacaGAGAATGACTGCAAATGGGCCAAAGGAATTTTTTAGAGTGACAGAAATGCTCTAATATTGGATTGTGGTGTCACACAACTCTATATCTTTACTGAAGGTGTTGAagtgtatacacatacaatgggtgaattttatggttgtaaactgtacctcaataaaactgattAGAAAAGGCCTAAGGCAGGGCAGGGGTCGCCTTCAAGGGTGATCACATACCAGCTCACCTAAGCTCCACAACTTAGCTCTGGCCGTGGCTGGAGCCTGTAATGGTGCCCACTTACCTGAGAGTCTCCTGCAGGGCTGCTGCAGTTCCTGGGTACCAGACAGTGAGTGACAAGAATCCTAGGGTCTTTGGTGGTGATGGACAGGCCCTCCTGCAGAATTTGAACCAGTTGGATCCAGAGGTGGAATACAGTCCTAGGATGATCAGGGTGGAGCCTTAGGTAGTAGATCTTCTCAGTGATTGTCCTCAACCGCAGGATGTGCTGAAGCTGGTCACAGACCTGGAGCTCCACAAACTTCAATGGGAGAATCCTAAAGGCACAAGGGGAAGACGTTTTGATAACCCTCTTGCTTCTCCTTTGGAACTGAGGCTCTTTTGCAGGTAGGAGAGAGAAGTGCTCAGCACACTGGTGCTCAAACTTTGGGAGATAGATTCACCTGGAGAGCTGTTAAAATGCAGACACCTGAAGACACACCCTAAAACTCAGATTCAGTAGCTCTGGGTTATAGCCCTGGAGTCTGCATTTTAACCTCCACCTACCCTACCACGATAGTCATGCTGGTTTTCTCTAGGTCCTGCTTGAGAGTGATAGCCTAGGAGTAAGGCAGCTGTGGTCATAGggtttttcaatttctttcttgaTAGCACAAAGGGAACTACTCTCCTCTGCCCGAGCTGACTGCACTGTCCAACTTGTCCATTCATTTATCTAATGCCTTGAATTTTAGCTGGCATGAAGTTCAAGAAGCTGGCTTTGGATCAAATATTAGTCAGCTGGGGCTGGGCTCTACTTGCTACAGGTGCACTCAGAACAAAATGGAAAGGTTTATCACTGAGGCAACATGCAGAAATGAAGGGTTGACTTGGACGTTTAGAGATTCTTGAGATATCTTACCAATTATTTGAAGAGGCTCAAACATCAAAAAGGGCTGTTTCATCCCAGACACATGTGATGCCACTACGTGTCACATTTTTAAGTGAGACTTAGTTCCATTCACTTTACCAGCAGGAAAACTGCCATGAGCAGGTAACTAACAAATATCCAAGTCCAGTTGCATACCAAGCACTAAGACCTGCATCTCCCAATCCATGCTCCACCTGCACACCTcactgcctccctgcccctctgcccaaaCTGGCAAGATCTGTAAATTCAGCAGGAAGAGCACAGTGAGAAGGAAAGCGGGCATGCTGACTGGCCCCTCATCGCTCTCCATacctccctctgccctgcttgGCTTCCATGTTTCCAGTGCACCCTCTGTCTTGAGTTACTGTTGTCCAACAAGATGAACGTCACTGCAGATCacttctctgccttctcccctCCTTGAGTTTAGTCACAAAGCAGCCTCTGCTTTGGAGCCACCCTTCACCCTGTTCCCAGCTGTACCACTTacctcttcagtatgatgtttggGGCTGTAGACGGTCTGTTCCATGTTTGGCTCTGCCCCTGGTGCCATTTGACACTGGCCATGAGGAGGATGTtgggaaggggcaggcagggcacagaggaggTTACCCCAAGGGCCATGGTGTTGGAGGCTTTGTTGATGTCTATCCAGTTCCTGCCCTTTTTGACCTGCAAAGCAGCCCCACGGGCACTTTTTGGCAGCCTGAGTATTTGGCAGCAGTGGCAATTTATTTTAGGAAGgatttctcagccttggcactattcacattttgggctggataattctttgtttggggaggaggggggcTCTTGTGCACTATAGGAAGTTTAGCAGAATCCTtggcttctacccactagatgccagtagcaatcCCCTCCcttcaaaaatgtcttcagacattgccaaatgcccCTGGTGGGGCGGGGGCAAAATCTTTGCTTGTTGAAAACCACTGTTGGAAcctatatattctatatattggTTAAACAACTATAATAGTATTTACACTACTTACTATTAGCAATTGCCCACAAGAACCGTAACCCAGAAGTCCCCTGACGTGTCACATTTCTGTGATTCCTCCCCATACTGTTTCCTGGCCTTTCTTAGAAAAGCTTGTCCTTTGGCCCTTCTTTGAGGGGCCCTCTTATCTCCTGCACCTTCCCTGCACAGTCAGGTCCCTTGCAACTCCCAAGTGCTGTTTATTCTGGGTTCCCCCAGACCTGAGGAGACCCCagtaaggaaacaaaaatgcCCCGAGTGCCCATTGCACAAGGCCTTCGCCTCCCGTGTTTGCATGTAACAACCAGGTCAGTCCAACCCCTTTCACAAGAGAGGAAACTGGGCTCAGGGAGTGCAGGTCACTTGCATAATGACACTCTCACTGACGAGAAAGCCAGGGACCACACTGTGAGCCCAGGTCTGTCTCGGAGCCCAGCTCCCATTCTCTCACCAATCAGCATTTCTGCTCTGAACCCTTATAGGGTACCTCATTTCACTGCctctttgttcatttctttggGCTGACAGCCCGGGGGAGGTAAATTGAGGGATTCAGATACCAAATCCTCTGCTCAGAGCAGAGAACACCCCAGCTCTTTTCCTAGGTTGACAACTGCCTGGGGCTCTGCAAAGTCAGGGTCAAATGGGGATGGCCTTGCGAGCTCACTGACTCCTTGCTTCTGTCCTCACTTCACTCTAGTCCCAGGGATGGGCTCTCCTGGTCTCATCTTGGGAACAGGTTTAGAAAAATCAAGGAGTGCCATTATGAGTGACCCCTAAGTACCTGGACAAAGTTGCTTTCAAACACCACTGAGTCAGGGAACAGGTTGAATTCTGGAGAATGAACCGTCTGGCAGAGCAGTCCCTCCTCCACACCCAGGCCCACTCCAGGGTTTGGTTCCTTATCCACAGGCAAGAGGCCCCCGAATTCTTCCCAGGCATTCAGGGAAGGGAAGGTTAGATAGGATTTTGTGACTTTTACTGCCTCCTTCAATTTCCACCAAGTCTTTCTATGTGGAACTGATGGCAACATTTCTGCGCATACTCAGGGGCCTGCTGCATTTGTCCTAGGATCTACCTCTCCCCTCCTGGCCTGGGACAGCTAGCCAAGGCCTGGGACGGCCAATCAGCTCACAATGATGAATGGATGACGTCATGAAAAGCCAGGGCAGGAAAAGGAAATGCAGAGGAACCTCCCTTTTCCTCCAGATTGCTTTTATGACTTGTTTATGCCCTGACATTCTCTAGACCTTCTCGAGACCCAGGGGCACAGCGCCCCAGAACTTGCTGAGAAAGTAGTGAGCAAGAAGGCAGGCCTCTGAGAAGCTCTTTGTGCTGCTAAGAGGAAAATACCCTCCCTGCCTTTTAACCCTCCCTAACTTCTAATGCAACCTACCCCAAAAAGTTTTAAGAGCTGTTGTCTGTTTAAAACCCAGCCTTTCTGAGGTTTACAGGATGCAGGCCCCACACACCCTGGCTTATCTGAAGGTTTTTTCTGGTTATGGAAGGAGCTACAGGGCTATAGTCTGTCTACTACAGGGCTCTGTGCTCTGCTACGGCTGGCTGGTTAGTTCTGCAGAACTTAGTTCCCTTAGGAGGCCAAACTGAAGGAGCAGTGGAAATAATTAGTTTCTTACCCAGAGACTGGCTTTGTGAGGCTGCCAGCTGGGAGGAATAGAAACGGGAGACAGCTGTGCTGGGCCAACAAGCCATGCACTGCCCCCCGCAGGAAGACAGTGCTCCTCATTGCTGAGCCAAAGGAAGACAGAACCCCAAACCTGGGCTGGCTGGACCAGGGGCAAAGAACCAAACAGGCTGCCGACTATTCAAGCCCACTTCAGGGAGAAAGTACATTCTAATTTGGACAAAATTCCAGAATTAATTAAATCATGTATTAGCCATCAAAGTCAAATGTCATCAATTTAGAAAAGCAATTTGGCAACCAATACATGCAACATGCAACATGCAAGCATGGAGgttcatttttatatcttattATCAAGTCAGGGAGAGGGCCAAAAGGTCATGAGGCTTTCCTTATCTGATTCCACCAGGCCCTCATCTGGTCATTTCTATTATGCCCCTGCTCAAGCACCTGTAACTGCTCCCTGATTGGTTAAGCAACTTCTGCACTCAAATGCCTCATTTTTTGTTTACCATGTGGGAAAAATGTCCTTCATGGTAACATTCTCTAAGGATGGGGTCAGAGACCATGACCTGTGGTTTACATTTCCCCAGGAACAGCACACAGTATGAATGTGGTGGCAGTTAATGTCCTGATATGATGCTTTTCACAGTTAAAGCTTACCCACAAGAGAAGAGCTCATTGGCTTAGATATGTGGTTTGTATATGTTTGGCCACTGGCATATTCAAAAGTCCCCTTCAGTTGGGAAGGtgactttttatattttccatacaAGCCTGTTAAGCCCAATTCTGTGCTGTGTGGAAGAGGCTCTAACACCCAATCTAGAAAGCTAGCTATGAGGAAGTAAGCTtttaactctaaacaaaatgctGAGCAATGATAAAATGGTGCTTTAAGATGTCTACCCCTTCTTACCTGCCCCAGCCAAGCCTCAAAAACTAGCACACTGAATCTtcttaaaaaccatttgacagATACTTGGTTGCCCAGCTCAATATCCATATTCTCCACTCCTTTTGTAATAGAATATCTGATTTTTAGTTGGGCGCAAGTTTCTGGAATAAAAATTACATCTCTTGGCCTCTCTTACAGCTGGGTAAGGCTATATGACTGTGTCTGGCAAAAGAGATGTAAGCTCAAGTGTTAGATGCAATTTCTGGGGGGAGTCATTGTAGGAAGGGGGCATGCTCTTTTtcactctgtttcttccttctggCTGGAATATAGACTTGATGGCTGGAGCTTAAGCAGTCCCATTGTGCCACAGAGTGCCATACTAAGGATGGTAGCATAGCCAGACAAAAGGGTTCCAGTTCCTTAATGACCATAAAACTACAGTACTAGTCCTAGACTGTGTACCTCCAGCTTCTTTTTTGTGTAAGAGAAATACATTTGGGTTTTCTGTTACATGGAGCCAGACTTAAAACTAGCTgatacacattttattaaaaaaataagggggaaatgtgggattcacatataaatcaagtataaaaattaaatgaataatcatatctgacttgattgtttatagttccgtgatcaaaacagaaacagtttctgtgatatgactgcccttgcattgttcaacatgtaagaacttgttcactatgtaagaacttgttcgttatgcttcagaagactggagactgttgagagttaggctttgggttgattaatgatttgtgtattgagtcccctatacagaattttattgttgttaacaaccatttgatcaataa
This portion of the Manis javanica isolate MJ-LG chromosome 6, MJ_LKY, whole genome shotgun sequence genome encodes:
- the GARIN1B gene encoding Golgi-associated RAB2 interactor protein 1B isoform X2; the protein is MLPSVPHRKTWWKLKEAVKVTKSYLTFPSLNAWEEFGGLLPVDKEPNPGVGLGVEEGLLCQTVHSPEFNLFPDSVVFESNFVQVKKGRNWIDINKASNTMALGVTSSVPCLPLPNILLMASVKWHQGQSQTWNRPSTAPNIILKRILPLKFVELQVCDQLQHILRLRTITEKIYYLRLHPDHPRTVFHLWIQLVQILQEGLSITTKDPRILVTHCLVPRNCSSPAGDSQLTQKKPQASQPSENLTQLMAKADSEALSLIFADLHQRNQFRKKPQVMVFLLIQAGSSLAAIKSVFTHWQQMHLTENKLLAETQDQTDGVTPTPLSKTSSKGSACCPHPTRPRPPSLFFLLVL
- the GARIN1B gene encoding Golgi-associated RAB2 interactor protein 1B isoform X1, with amino-acid sequence MLPSVPHRKTWWKLKEAVKVTKSYLTFPSLNAWEEFGGLLPVDKEPNPGVGLGVEEGLLCQTVHSPEFNLFPDSVVFESNFVQVKKGRNWIDINKASNTMALGVTSSVPCLPLPNILLMASVKWHQGQSQTWNRPSTAPNIILKRILPLKFVELQVCDQLQHILRLRTITEKIYYLRLHPDHPRTVFHLWIQLVQILQEGLSITTKDPRILVTHCLVPRNCSSPAGDSQLTQKKPQASQPSENLTQLMAKADSEALSLIFADLHQRNQFSGWSSRSSKETKTKKDSSEKDTPAEDCIPCTSDFSWRDSFTYSEWERENPSGPQTLSLLSTLAASSGLQLAPHIRRIYADLINATAAFSFQRDSVWIEGRRKLQLRKN
- the GARIN1B gene encoding Golgi-associated RAB2 interactor protein 1B isoform X3, whose translation is MLPSVPHRKTWWKLKEAVKVTKSYLTFPSLNAWEEFGGLLPVDKEPNPGVGLGVEEGLLCQTVHSPEFNLFPDSVVFESNFVQVKKGRNWIDINKASNTMALGVTSSVPCLPLPNILLMASVKWHQGQSQTWNRPSTAPNIILKRILPLKFVELQVCDQLQHILRLRTITEKIYYLRLHPDHPRTVFHLWIQLVQILQEGLSITTKDPRILVTHCLVPRNCSSPAGDSQLTQKKPQASQPSENLTQLMAKADSEALSLIFADLHQRNQFSGWSSRSSKETKTKKDSSEKDTPAEDCIPCTSDFSWRDSFTYSEWERENPSGPQTLSLLSTLAASSGLQLAPHIRNYI